DNA from Ralstonia insidiosa:
CCTGGGCTGCCGAGCCCGTTCTCCAGCATCTCGATCACCATCTCGGCATAGCCTTCGTACGACAGTGGGCCATCGGGTTTGAGCCAGGTGAACGTCCAGTTCATCATGCCGAACAGCATCATCGTGATGGGGGTGCGGTTAGCCTCGTCCACCTTGTCGGGGTAGGCCGCGCCGAGCTGCCGGCCCACAGCGGCCACCACGTCCCGCTCGCGGGCGAGCACGATGTCACGTTGGTCGGGCGACAGGTATTTCACGTCGTTGAGCAGTGCCACGTGCCGCGTGCGCGACGTCGCATATTCGGCCAGGAAGGTGCGGATCAGCAGATGTAGCGTGGCCCGCGCCGACAGCTTGGCGTGCAGCGCATCGCTCTCCGCGCGTTCGACCAGGTCGGCCAGCCGCGTGGTGTAGCGGTCGAGCAGATCGAAGAGGATCGCTTCCTTGCCTTCGTAGTAGTGGTACAGGCGCGACTTCGAGCCACCGCAGGCGGCGGCGAGCTGGTTCATCGACACGCTCGGGTAGCTGTCAGCCGCAAAGGCTTCAGCGGCGGTGTCGAGCACGCTTTCGCGGCGCAGCTCGAATTCGTCTTCGTTCTTGACGCGGGACATGTCTGGCGGCACATCGGTTGGATGGCCGCCATGTTAACCGCAACCGGGCGGGTTGCGGCGCATCGTTGCCGATCCGTTATGCCGTCTCGTGCACGGCCAGGAAATCCAGCACCAGCCCGATAAACGCGTCCGGCGCTTCCACGTTGGCAAGGTGCACGGTGTCCAGCATGCGCAGTTGTGCGCCCGGAATGGCGGCGGCGATCTCCTCGCCGTGGCGCGC
Protein-coding regions in this window:
- a CDS encoding TetR/AcrR family transcriptional regulator, whose translation is MSRVKNEDEFELRRESVLDTAAEAFAADSYPSVSMNQLAAACGGSKSRLYHYYEGKEAILFDLLDRYTTRLADLVERAESDALHAKLSARATLHLLIRTFLAEYATSRTRHVALLNDVKYLSPDQRDIVLARERDVVAAVGRQLGAAYPDKVDEANRTPITMMLFGMMNWTFTWLKPDGPLSYEGYAEMVIEMLENGLGSPGDKKG